The Mixophyes fleayi isolate aMixFle1 chromosome 1, aMixFle1.hap1, whole genome shotgun sequence genome includes a region encoding these proteins:
- the LOC142157439 gene encoding putative methyltransferase DDB_G0268948, whose amino-acid sequence MATQLFEGKEHASYYQKYRFSPPQDIQDMIISYLGEKLPKPHVLAVDVGCGTGQSTRILAPHFERVLGTDISEAQIEEAKKAAGFSNITFSASPAEEVPLGDASVDLITACAAVHWFNIEKFLKEVDRILKPHGCLAFFSYLPSMEVHYKNRTEMSKVFTEVEDVLAQYKHEKVHHVQTAYKEIYEAIPYTDKKRLVDMVTKIPMTLAELIGFIQTFSMFQTFLSREPEKAKDFIKTTEQRFLEIMEVSSNETKVDVWLNNVLVLASKPK is encoded by the exons ATGGCTACACAACTATTTGAGGGTAAAGAACATGCATCCTACTATCAGAAATACAGGTTTTCGCCACCACAAGATATCCAGGACATGATCATCAGCTATCTGGGGGAAAAA TTACCAAAACCCCATGTGCTTGCTGTGGATGTTGGCTGTGGAACAGGACAGAGCACGAGAATTTTGGCTCCTCATTTTGAAAGAGTATTGGGAACAGACATTAGTGAAGCCCAAATAGAGGAGGCCAAAAAGGCAGCTGGGTTTTCAAACATAACATTTAG TGCCTCTCCAGCTGAGGAAGTCCCGCTGGGTGATGCCTCTGTAGATCTAATAACTGCATGTGCTGCTGTCCATTGGTTCAACATTGAGAAGTTTCTAAAGGAG GTAGATCGGATCCTTAAGCCTCATGGATGTCTTGCTTTCTTTTCCTACCTTCCCAGTATGGAAGTTCATTACAAAAACCGAACAGAGATGTCCAAGGTCTTCACAGAG GTGGAAGATGTCCTGGCACAATATAAACATGAAAAAGTTCATCACGTTCAAACCGCTTACAAGGAGATATATGAGGCTATTCCCTATACAGACAAGAAAAG GCTAGTTGACATGGTTACTAAGATCCCAATGACGTTGGCAGAATTAATTGGTTTTATTCAGACCTTCTCCATGTTCCAGACTTTCCTCAGTCGCGAACCTGAGAAAGCGAAAGATTTCATAAAGACAACCGAGCAAAG GTTCTTGGAAATTATGGAAGTGTCGTCTAATGAAACCAAAGTTGATGTTTGGTTAAATAACGTTTTGGTGCTGGCTTCCAAGCCAAAGTAA